In Candidatus Poribacteria bacterium, a single genomic region encodes these proteins:
- a CDS encoding BamA/TamA family outer membrane protein yields the protein MRLRFFIRRSIREPTRCKAYAEVSRGIASGIWNYKLGIESAEGSWFRKYNLLVDLSIYRLTDMLDVDIMPSDGEQLAMSFLFGNDLRDYYQRDGTEMSLSWQPTNPWQLILKLRDERHSSLSKHSNWSLFSREEKRENPPITKGKLRSICFVSGFHPGREDKCWISAFTVEHASRSLGSDFDFTMAKILIRGSLSLPKNFFSNLRVKAGISNGSLPIQRRFFIGGPGTLRGYRFKEFSGDDLVLVNLEYGRRIVGGIRWVFFTDIGCVWGYRSGMNLNSDVKLSIGAGILIGGFRMNLAQALERRRKPVFNFRFSRTL from the coding sequence GTGAGGTTGAGATTTTTCATCCGCAGGAGTATTCGCGAGCCTACAAGGTGCAAAGCATACGCTGAGGTCTCCAGAGGTATAGCGAGTGGAATTTGGAATTACAAGCTGGGGATAGAATCGGCAGAGGGAAGCTGGTTTAGAAAATATAATCTGCTCGTCGATCTCAGCATATACCGCTTAACCGATATGCTGGACGTTGACATCATGCCCAGCGATGGAGAGCAGCTCGCAATGTCGTTTTTGTTCGGGAACGATCTGAGGGATTACTATCAGCGTGACGGGACAGAGATGTCCCTGAGCTGGCAACCAACGAACCCCTGGCAGCTCATACTGAAGCTGAGAGATGAAAGACATTCCAGCTTATCCAAACACTCCAATTGGAGCCTTTTCAGCAGGGAAGAGAAACGGGAAAATCCCCCTATCACCAAAGGCAAACTGAGAAGCATATGCTTTGTGAGCGGCTTTCATCCCGGACGGGAAGATAAATGCTGGATCAGCGCTTTTACCGTTGAGCATGCTAGTAGGTCGCTCGGCTCAGATTTCGATTTCACCATGGCGAAAATCCTTATCAGAGGATCCCTTTCTCTCCCCAAGAATTTCTTCTCAAACCTTCGCGTCAAAGCTGGGATCTCAAATGGCTCTCTTCCAATACAACGTAGATTCTTCATCGGCGGCCCCGGTACCCTCCGCGGTTATAGGTTCAAGGAGTTTTCGGGCGATGATCTAGTTCTGGTGAACCTAGAATACGGCCGCCGGATAGTGGGAGGAATACGATGGGTGTTTTTCACAGATATAGGTTGTGTATGGGGTTACCGCTCAGGGATGAACTTGAATTCGGATGTAAAACTCAGCATCGGCGCTGGTATCTTGATCGGTGGGTTTAGGATGAACTTGGCTCAGGCTCTGGAAAGAAGGAGGAAACCCGTCTTTAACTTCCGATTCAGCAGAACTCTTTAA
- a CDS encoding sigma-70 family RNA polymerase sigma factor: protein MSDEKDFVIFMRQNQESVYRLAFHLLGNEEDAKDATQEVFMRVWERFDEMRRQTGRAWVLKITVNLCLDWLRRRKFIADFTEREESSTDIEHRLLDHRPDPLEQCLNREIQAKVREAILKLPPVYRAVVILRDLEGMSYKEIAETLNLTISAVKSNLFRGRRKLRELLRPFFEVNG, encoded by the coding sequence ATGTCGGATGAGAAGGATTTCGTTATCTTTATGCGACAAAACCAGGAGAGTGTTTATCGGCTGGCCTTTCATCTCCTCGGTAACGAGGAGGATGCCAAGGACGCGACGCAGGAGGTCTTCATGAGGGTATGGGAGAGGTTTGACGAGATGCGTCGGCAAACCGGTCGAGCCTGGGTTTTGAAGATAACCGTTAATCTTTGTCTTGATTGGCTGCGTAGACGCAAGTTCATAGCCGATTTCACGGAGAGGGAAGAATCATCGACGGATATTGAACATCGACTGCTCGATCATAGACCTGATCCTCTGGAGCAATGCTTAAATCGGGAGATACAGGCCAAAGTCAGGGAGGCGATTCTGAAGCTCCCTCCGGTATATCGCGCTGTGGTGATCCTACGGGACTTGGAAGGGATGAGTTACAAGGAAATCGCTGAAACATTGAATCTGACAATAAGCGCTGTCAAGTCAAATCTCTTCAGGGGAAGACGAAAGCTCAGGGAGCTTCTACGGCCCTTTTTTGAGGTGAACGGATGA
- a CDS encoding zf-HC2 domain-containing protein, with translation MMRCKEIRELLEEYLEGEIDETKRKEMETHIDGCDLCRWELALSRSIPRLVGSLSTPPVPDDLIPSTLKRLHEMRSPWRRKQGLFGILLRRRWRLVAATSILLALLLFGIGYHSIRRPGISEEEVASAVREAKFALGIVGKVARRIQIDLMEGTETLNVKKREAQNAIRDIAETQREIAEELYRTLAVLSRLKLKEVGER, from the coding sequence ATGATGCGCTGTAAAGAGATAAGAGAGCTTCTTGAGGAGTACCTAGAAGGGGAAATAGATGAAACTAAACGGAAGGAGATGGAGACTCACATCGACGGATGCGATTTATGCAGGTGGGAGTTGGCTTTAAGCCGAAGTATCCCCCGTTTGGTCGGCTCTCTATCTACACCGCCCGTGCCTGATGACCTTATCCCAAGCACGCTGAAGCGTTTACATGAGATGCGCTCGCCCTGGCGTAGGAAGCAGGGGCTGTTTGGAATCCTCCTGAGGAGGAGATGGCGGCTCGTCGCCGCCACTTCGATATTGCTCGCCCTTCTATTGTTCGGGATCGGATATCACAGTATAAGGAGACCCGGGATATCGGAGGAGGAAGTCGCCTCGGCGGTAAGGGAAGCTAAATTCGCCCTGGGGATCGTGGGTAAGGTGGCTCGGAGGATACAGATCGATTTGATGGAGGGGACCGAAACGTTAAACGTTAAGAAAAGGGAAGCTCAAAATGCGATACGAGATATCGCCGAAACCCAACGTGAGATCGCCGAGGAATTGTACCGCACCTTGGCGGTTTTATCCCGATTAAAGCTCAAGGAGGTAGGGGAACGATGA
- a CDS encoding DUF4252 domain-containing protein produces MKILWLLKCIVLALSIALGFTTLAPSAGEKGGEIEELIEIDYPKAGEAKVEINLEGALFSLVAKAMKKENPDLSEVLSSLKAIKVRIYDRTSLGGGDLNEVLKFYEEQLSRTRWQVLTRVREEKSKIVVYSLTKEDTITGLVVLVGNPEEVVIVNLAGKIDLTRLSELDRITGVDINLPDLNIEEKTLPKRKDKGGNRRKAIRNLFDGDLESALAHLQKLEREGINNAADYALMALLYYSLGDLGESYRCLGKLYEVENLKDISSVFYRKAEELKP; encoded by the coding sequence ATGAAAATCCTATGGCTCCTGAAATGTATCGTTCTAGCCCTTTCCATTGCCTTGGGATTTACCACCCTTGCTCCTTCGGCAGGAGAAAAGGGAGGGGAGATCGAGGAGTTGATCGAGATCGATTATCCGAAAGCCGGGGAAGCGAAGGTGGAGATAAACCTGGAGGGGGCTTTATTCTCTCTCGTTGCCAAGGCTATGAAAAAGGAAAACCCGGACCTCTCAGAGGTTCTGTCGAGCCTCAAAGCTATCAAGGTGAGGATCTACGACAGAACCTCTCTCGGCGGAGGAGACCTCAACGAGGTTTTAAAATTCTATGAGGAGCAATTATCGAGGACGAGATGGCAGGTGCTGACACGGGTGAGGGAGGAAAAGTCGAAGATAGTTGTTTATTCACTTACAAAGGAAGACACTATTACCGGACTGGTTGTGCTCGTTGGGAACCCTGAGGAGGTTGTGATCGTTAATCTAGCGGGCAAGATAGATCTGACGAGGCTCTCCGAGCTCGACAGGATCACCGGCGTTGATATTAACCTCCCGGATCTTAATATCGAGGAGAAAACTCTACCGAAGAGGAAAGATAAAGGAGGAAATCGACGGAAAGCCATCAGGAACCTGTTTGATGGCGATCTGGAAAGCGCCCTTGCCCACTTACAAAAACTTGAAAGAGAAGGCATAAATAACGCCGCCGATTATGCCCTAATGGCCCTGCTTTACTATTCGCTAGGTGACTTAGGCGAAAGCTACCGCTGTTTAGGCAAACTTTATGAGGTGGAAAATCTGAAGGATATCTCCTCCGTCTTCTACAGGAAGGCGGAGGAACTAAAACCTTAA